From Daucus carota subsp. sativus chromosome 6, DH1 v3.0, whole genome shotgun sequence:
CTCCTCATGACTTTGGAGCGTGCTTTCATTATcaagtactctctctctctcttgctCCCCTCCCCCCTTACACACAAATCAAACACACAAAGAAAGCATGGTTGCCCTCTCAAGCTTTAACATTCACACTTGGTCTGATGTGATTTGTATTATTTCAGGAAGAGAAGGCAATTGAAAGAGGTATTCTTACATTGCTGCAGCGTGCTACTTTGGTTCAAACTTTTGGACAAAAAAACCATGTTTGCTTAAAGGAAGGTTCTATCACAGTTCCACCTTATGCTCCTCCCCAGAAAATGCAGTCTCACTTAATCCCTCCAAAAACACCTAGATCCATCTTTGTTTACTTCAGAGGTTTGTTTTATGATGTGGGAAATGACCCAGAGGGTGGTTATTATGCGAGGTACATATCTTAACTGCTGGCTTGTTCTCCAACGCAAGtgcttatatatctatataattgaaaaagcACTAACAAGGCAATTCATATTTGGAACTTGATAAATGCACACCATAACTCCATAAGATCTACATACTAATTCAACTGTGATCAGTCTAATTTTTATCACTAAGTAATTAATATGAGGTAATACTGTGTGGCTGTTCCAACACTTATAGGTGGAAATAAGTACCTAAATTAGTTAAGCACTCCCTATctatataacaaaatttattcGGTGTTAAATTTCTATTTTGTGGTGTattgtttgtaatttttttataagaaaatggTAGGGGTATAAAAATGGCAAACATCAAGGGCATGGAGGTATGTTTTTAAACTTTGAGGGTTGATGTTTATAAATGTGGATATTGTTGGGGCTAAAATATAAAAGCACAAAAAAGTAAGGTTCTCGAATGTAACTGATGGTCGTTTGGAAATGCACCAAGATGCATTGATTTAAGTAGCTAGATTTGGAATGATACGGGTATGTTGTATCTGGCAACAGCTTACAAAATAAAGCATGGAAGTATAGAAAGATAAGACAAAAGCTATGGTGATTGTTAATCAATTGTAACACAAAAGTGAAGGTTTtctatttacattttttttcccGAGTAAAATCTTAATAATAACTCGTATGATAGCAAtacattatttttctaattttgttcTTATCCTAAAGAGGTGCAAGGGCAGCAGTGTGGGAGAACTTTAAGGACAATCCACTTTTCGACATCTCCACAGAGCACCCAACTACTTACTATGAAGACATGCAACGAGCAATTTTTTGCTTGTGTCCACTAGGATGGGCTCCCTGGAGTCCTAGATTAGTTGAAGCCGTGATCTTTGGCTGTATTCCTGTTATCATTGCAGATGACATTGTTCTGCCTTTTGCTGATGCAATTCCATGGGAAGAAATTGGGGTTTATGTGCCAGAGAAGGATGTTCCAAATCTGGACACATTGCTTACTTCTATTCCCTCAGAGGTCATATTGAAAAAACAGAGGTTGCTTGCAAATCCTTCAATGAAGCAGGCAATGTTATTTCCCCAACCAGCTCAACCTGGGGATGCTTTCCATCAAATTTTAAACGGGCTTGCTAGAAAGCTACCGCATGACAGAAGCATCTTCTTGAAACCTGGAGAGAAAATCTTAAACTGGACCGCAGGCCCAGTCGGGGACCTGAAACCTTGGTAGTGGTATTGGTGATTGCGTTTCTCCTTGTGAAGGTAGTAATGTACCTTGGATATACAAATTCTTACTTTGGTAATGGTTCTTGGAGTCTTTTGACTTTTCTTCTGCACTCTCTCGGGTCCTGAAGCCCAGAATTCGTTATTCATGTACAGCTGAAATCCCCACTTTGCTCAATCATACAATCAAGAATAGCGGATAATCCCCTCGTCTTGGTAGTAAGATGTATAGAACATATAAATCTACTGGGGACTAGCTTCGAGTGTCTGTATTTGTATGAGAAACAAAAGGAACAACAACTTTGTAGTGGATATTCATTCTTTTCCTCTTTTCATTTCTTTGTTCAAGCCACAGGTCTCAGCTTGTTAAGGTATTGTTTGGGGTTGTCACTGGTGATAGCAAcaacagctttttgctgaaaagcaggtgaaaaactgtttggtaaatctaaaaataGCTTTTCTGAACAACAACTTTTAActaaaaagctgcttttagaaaaagcaggtcctcccattcTTTTAGAAAATCTGTTTTCAGCTTTTGTAGGAAGCTGTTACAGATTTCACATTCAatcctcaccaaaaacattattttatttatattataattcaaaacaaGCAAATTCTTACAAAATTACTAAACAGtcatctgatttctacaacactTTTTTTATCAGCACTTTTTCTAACATCACAGCAATTTCTAACAACAGACCCTAAATCAAATATGTATGCACACAAAGTTTATTAACGCAGGGCACACTCTCTATATATGTAAACTGGCAGAACCCAGATTTATTAACTTGTAACAAGACAGAACATACAGGAGATAACCAAAAACCCAGACAATCATACAAGGAAAGGTAACTGATTTATCTATGTCTTAATACATCAGTAATCTCTTGCAATTCTATGGGTTTCTAGATGAACAATCAAGTTATTGACATAAGAGTCTTGCTTATCCATGTCACCGAAAACACTTTGCATTTCCTTCACCTTATCTCTGTAAATCTTCCCAGCTTCTTCATCCACCATCACCAACTTAAGTGACTCCGCCACTGCCTCCCTAGTAAACCGACCATCTAGCTCGTTTCTTGGGATCAGAAGACCCAACTTCTTCTCCTCCAGCTGCGTAGCAATGATCCCCTGATCACCCAACATTGGCAGCAATACCAGCACTTTCCCAAACTGCACCCCCTCCACCACTGAGCTCCAACCAGAGTGAAACAACAGACCCCCAACCGAGCCATGCCTCAGTATCCTGTTCTGAGGCACCCAAGTCATGTAAACCATCCCACGACCTCTAGTCCGCTCTTCAAAACCTTCAGGCAACTCAACTATCTCGGGATCAGCTGACCCTCTTTGCTTCCTGAAAGCCCAAAAGAAAGGCAATCCAGACAACTCCAGACCAAGAGCTAACTCAGTAACCGCAACTTGATTCAGTTTTGTCTCAGCCCCAAATGCTACATATACCACTGACCCCTCTGCTTGTTTATCAAGCCAATCTCTAATATCACCCCAACATCCATCATCCCCATGGTTGCTGATCTCCTCAATAGGCAATAATCCAACAGGAACCACAGGCTTCCCATAAATCTCCTCTACCAAATTCAACCACACGGGCTCAAACTCAACGCTACTTCTTACTGCCACCATATCAATGTTTCTAATTGTGGTTCCAAGACGAAAGTTATCAGTAACATTTTCGGTTTCATCAGCTTCAAGATTCGGAGCCGTTGCTAGTATCTGAAACATACTCATCGCAACACTTGTCTCAAAGTGCACCCATTCAGGTTTAACAGTGTAATCTTCAGGCCTGACAGGATCACCTTTACGATCAATCAATTTCCCTGGCGGGCCTATAAAACCTAAAATCGAAGCAGGAAAAACACTGAACCACCCTACTCGAACCCCCAACTCAGAAGCAACAGGGCCAAGCCAATAAGAAGCAAAATCACACAGTATCCAATCCGGCAACACAGATTCCAGGAAACGAGCAACAGGGTCTCGAAGACGATCATAAGCAATTTTCAAGAACTTGACCTTGTTAAAGGGAACATCAATAGTTGCCTCTGCATGCATGGGAAGATCAGCAACAGAAGGCAACTTAATCTCGATAAAATCAATAAGAGGTGCGAGATCTGAAGGGATTTTGGGGAGGCGTTGGAGGTTTCGAGGAGTGGAGATAAAAGAAATCTTGTGACCTCTTTTAGCAATGAGCAAGGCCAGGTTCAAGAAGGGCAGCAAGTGACCGAAAGCTAGCCAGGGGAACATTACAATGTGCAGAGTTTTAGATGAAGCCATTTCTGCAGACTCTGCACCACTCAGTAAGATGAATAAGTATAGGCAACTTCTGAAACAAATTATATAGATGATGGAGCAAGGCTAGCATACACTAGAACTCACAGGTTTTCTTTAGATTGCGTCATTTCCTTAACGATTTTTGTCATTAGCAGGCCACATGTTCTtatcctttttttttctctgtTCTCATGCATGAGGTAATACTTGTGCTTATCCACCTTTACTTTGAAATCTATTTACTTTGGGTTCCGACCTCTGACAACCGATTATCAGGGAAAAGATCTGTATTTCAAGACTCTGGATTGAAACTTGGTTTTTTAGGTATtcgctataattttccgcgaATAGGAACTTTTACTATCCGCGGAAAATTTCCGCGGCGCATACTTAAAAAACGAAGTTTTAATCTGGACCCTTGAAATATAGATCCGATACCTTTGAAAGTGTGTGTTAAATAACTTGTCCCTGACAACCAGTTGTCATGGACCAGGACCcatttactttttatataacggtaattttgtaaattaaaagtGAGCATGTtagttaatttttaaattcaaatatataaattttaaaattctaattataaGGTACTCTAACACATACCCtaatgtagttttttttttaacgtaggaattCGCAACAGCTATCCTTCAAGTGCGCACCGGATAAACTCACGAGTTCACGTAATaacctgcaaactacgtgaaccaggTAAACCGCAATTAAGCGACAGGTTGttaattataactaaaatatatataaacatccttgttgaaatatatttcttcaaatcaattttattaattttctgaCGGACTTAACTGTTAGGATATATTGAACATGTTAAATAAATTACTTTCTAATATACTCAATAGAAGTATGTTAAATCAAACATGTTTATTAATTATCTAAaagtttattttgattatattaaaatatacatatgatcttaattttatgttataattattattaatataaagttgatattttaaaatatataatgtatacacagaacaaatatgaaaaaatatatttaataaaacagTACAATATCAGATCTAGAATGCAAATAATAGTTTGTCAATATATATACTCTCGAGTTGCAACTCGCAACTACAAATTAGCATCTACTCTGAAGGCTCGTAAGCAGTGTGTTTCATCAAAATGTGTAAAGTTGAATGTATTTCATGAAGTCGCCTCGTAAGCAGTGTGATTCGACAGAGTTGCCACGTGGCTTTCTCTCCTTACGCTAGTCACTAATCCAAGTGAAAATATCTATCTATCCGGGAGGACCCCACTTAATATTAGTTGCTCTATAGACTATAGAGTAGCTCCCAAGAAACTTCTGGTAATTTCTTCTCTAGCTTTGTTCTTGCATGTCATGCTTTTCTCGCCGTACCATAGTTGAGCAAAGGGGTGTAACGATTCAAACTATCTCCTGGCTACCAAGGTAGAGTCTTGCTACTATGCTCTGATGAATTTTTCAAATTGTTGCAAAATTTTAACATTCATGCCTGGTATACATGTTCTGTCTTCTCCCCCGAATAAGGTGAAAAAACTGTATTGTTTAATTTTTATGATCACTTATATTTAGTAAGCTGCGGATTTTATAGATAAACAATAACAATCACCTTTTAGTTAGGAGATATATTTTTCGGTGTATGTACAGGGACACTGCATGATATTACTTGGCCAGGAATATATTTCGAAATAAATGTCAACTAAAGGAGGGATTTTGAGTGATACAAGTTTTCATCCAAATTTGATTGctgaaaaaaatacaaatatttgctTGCAGCACAGTAAGAGGAGACTGAATATGTTAGGTGGTTGTTTCTTAGCGATGATGATGTTTACCTTCTTCATTATAAACCCGGGTTATACTCGAGCTCGTTTAGCGAACGATTATAAAGTGAAAACCAGGGTGTTTCTATCTCCTGAGCTTGTTCTTGAACGAGGATCAGTGGCCAACAAAATCTTTTACGACATTGATTTTCCGAGAGGCCATGTTGGTCTCAAGGATTTCCGTGCTGAAGTAGTTGATGAAGCAGGGAACTCTGTTCCGCTTCAGGAAATTTATCTCCACCACTGGATTGTGGTAAGATATTATCACCGTGAGGGTGTGGATGTGTCGCAACATGACTCGGATACTGGTTTTCGCCAGCCAAGTGTCATCTTAATGACAAATGCCGGAGTTTGCCATGATGGTCTTATGCAATATTTTGGTCTTGGATCCGAAACACGAAAGACAGCTACTCAGATCCCGCATCCTTATGGAATAGAGATTGGAGACCCGGAGGAAGTTCCTGATGGGTACAGGGAGAAATGGTTCCTTAATGTGCATGCAATTGATACGCGGGGTGTGGTGGAGAGATTAGGATGCACCGAATGCCAGTGTGATCTGTACAATGTTAGTGTAGATGAATATGGCAGGCCTTTGAATTCAGATTACAAAGGGGGCTTGTATTGCTGCTATGATGGAACACGGTGCAGGGTGAAAGAGGGGCTTGACGGTGCTAGGAGAAGAATCTATATGAAGTACACGGTGAAGTGGATCGATTGGGATGACTCACTTACGCCTCTTAACATATATATTCTTGATGTCACTGATACTTGGAGGAATTCGGATGAGTCGACAGGACTTGCCACAAAACACAATTGTCATGTGAGTTCATATCATCAGATACCTTGTTCAACTTAGATTTCTGACTATTTAATGTACTGTTATGCAGATCGAGTATAACATTGACCGCTGTGCCACTGACCTGGCTGAGAAAGATTGCATTGATTCCAGACAGATCAGCTTAAGTTTGCCGACTGGTGGTGATGTCATATACGGTGTTGCAC
This genomic window contains:
- the LOC108224923 gene encoding probable beta-1,4-xylosyltransferase IRX10L, which codes for MRNWRWGLAALLFSAIFLRIHAVEHHRTQHTERISGSAGDVLDDDPVGRLKVFVYELPSKYNKKILQKDPRCLSHMFAAEIYMHRFLLSSPVRTLNPEEADWFYTPVYTTCDLTPNGLPLPFKSPRMMRSAIQLISSNWPYWNRTEGADHFFITPHDFGACFHYQEEKAIERGILTLLQRATLVQTFGQKNHVCLKEGSITVPPYAPPQKMQSHLIPPKTPRSIFVYFRGLFYDVGNDPEGGYYARGARAAVWENFKDNPLFDISTEHPTTYYEDMQRAIFCLCPLGWAPWSPRLVEAVIFGCIPVIIADDIVLPFADAIPWEEIGVYVPEKDVPNLDTLLTSIPSEVILKKQRLLANPSMKQAMLFPQPAQPGDAFHQILNGLARKLPHDRSIFLKPGEKILNWTAGPVGDLKPW
- the LOC108226181 gene encoding UDP-glycosyltransferase 91A1, translating into MASSKTLHIVMFPWLAFGHLLPFLNLALLIAKRGHKISFISTPRNLQRLPKIPSDLAPLIDFIEIKLPSVADLPMHAEATIDVPFNKVKFLKIAYDRLRDPVARFLESVLPDWILCDFASYWLGPVASELGVRVGWFSVFPASILGFIGPPGKLIDRKGDPVRPEDYTVKPEWVHFETSVAMSMFQILATAPNLEADETENVTDNFRLGTTIRNIDMVAVRSSVEFEPVWLNLVEEIYGKPVVPVGLLPIEEISNHGDDGCWGDIRDWLDKQAEGSVVYVAFGAETKLNQVAVTELALGLELSGLPFFWAFRKQRGSADPEIVELPEGFEERTRGRGMVYMTWVPQNRILRHGSVGGLLFHSGWSSVVEGVQFGKVLVLLPMLGDQGIIATQLEEKKLGLLIPRNELDGRFTREAVAESLKLVMVDEEAGKIYRDKVKEMQSVFGDMDKQDSYVNNLIVHLETHRIARDY